One window from the genome of Streptomyces sp. NBC_01476 encodes:
- a CDS encoding LacI family DNA-binding transcriptional regulator has product MPKVTRDDVARLAGTSTAVVSYVINNGPRPVAPATRERVLAAIKQLGYRPDRVAQAMASRRTDLIGLIVPDARQPFFGEMAHAVEQAASERGKMVLVGNSDYLDEREVHYLRAFLGMRVSGLILISQGLTRNAATEIDAWDARVVLLHERPEAIDDIAVVTDDIGGAQLATRHLLEHGHEYVACLGGTEATPVVGDPVTDHVLGWQRAMQEAGKSTEGRLFQAPYNRYDAYQVALGLLAGPDRPPAIFCSTDDQAIGVLRAARELRIEVPDELAVAGFDDVKEAGLADPPLTTVASDRKAMARAAVDAVLDDSLRVPGARRERLRTFPSRLVVRNSCGCHTPAS; this is encoded by the coding sequence GTGCCCAAGGTGACGCGCGACGACGTGGCCAGGCTGGCGGGGACCTCCACCGCGGTCGTCAGCTACGTCATCAACAACGGACCCCGGCCGGTAGCCCCGGCCACCCGCGAGCGGGTGCTCGCTGCCATCAAACAGCTCGGCTACCGCCCGGACCGGGTCGCGCAGGCGATGGCGAGCCGGCGTACCGACCTGATCGGACTGATCGTGCCGGACGCCCGGCAGCCGTTCTTCGGCGAGATGGCACACGCCGTCGAACAGGCGGCGTCCGAGCGCGGGAAGATGGTGCTGGTCGGCAACTCCGACTACCTCGACGAGCGCGAGGTGCACTATCTGCGGGCGTTCCTGGGCATGCGGGTCTCCGGGCTGATCCTGATCAGCCAGGGCCTGACCAGGAACGCCGCCACCGAGATCGACGCCTGGGACGCCCGGGTGGTGCTGCTGCACGAGCGGCCCGAGGCGATCGACGACATCGCGGTGGTCACCGACGACATCGGCGGCGCCCAGCTGGCGACCCGTCACCTGCTGGAGCACGGCCATGAGTACGTGGCCTGCCTCGGCGGGACCGAGGCCACCCCGGTGGTCGGCGACCCGGTCACCGACCATGTGCTCGGCTGGCAGCGGGCCATGCAGGAGGCCGGCAAGTCCACCGAGGGGCGGCTCTTCCAGGCGCCGTACAACCGCTACGACGCCTACCAGGTGGCGCTCGGGCTGCTGGCGGGTCCTGACCGGCCGCCGGCCATCTTCTGCTCGACCGACGACCAGGCGATCGGGGTGCTGCGGGCGGCCCGCGAGCTGCGCATCGAGGTGCCGGACGAGCTGGCGGTGGCGGGCTTCGACGACGTCAAGGAAGCCGGGCTCGCCGATCCGCCGCTGACCACGGTCGCCTCGGACCGCAAGGCGATGGCCAGGGCGGCGGTGGACGCGGTGCTCGAC
- a CDS encoding response regulator transcription factor: MSSLLLLTNALQPSTEVLPALGLLLHSVRVAPAEGPALVDTPGADVILIDGRRDLPQVRSLCQLLRSTGPGCPLLLVVTEGGLAAVTADWGIDDVLLDTAGPAEVEARLRLAMGRQQTTTDDSPMEIRNGDLSVDEATYSAKLKGRVLDLTFKEFELLKYLAQHPGRVFTRAQLLQEVWGYDYFGGTRTVDVHVRRLRAKLGVEHESLIGTVRNVGYRFVTPEKVERAAEEAARSEAAQGRGPAVDAARTAADTEDRASAEQTV, encoded by the coding sequence GTGAGTTCACTTCTGCTTCTGACCAACGCCCTTCAGCCCTCCACCGAAGTCCTGCCCGCGCTCGGCCTGCTGCTGCACAGCGTGCGGGTGGCGCCGGCCGAGGGCCCCGCGCTGGTGGACACCCCCGGCGCGGATGTGATCCTGATCGACGGCCGCCGTGACCTCCCGCAGGTCCGCAGCCTGTGTCAGCTGCTCCGCTCCACCGGCCCCGGCTGCCCGCTGCTGCTGGTGGTCACCGAGGGCGGTCTCGCCGCGGTCACCGCGGACTGGGGCATCGATGACGTGCTGCTGGACACCGCGGGCCCGGCCGAGGTCGAGGCGCGGCTGCGGCTGGCGATGGGCCGCCAGCAGACCACCACCGACGACAGCCCGATGGAGATCCGCAACGGCGATCTGTCGGTCGACGAGGCCACGTACAGCGCGAAGCTCAAGGGCCGGGTCCTCGACCTGACCTTCAAGGAGTTCGAGCTGCTCAAGTACCTGGCGCAGCACCCCGGCCGGGTCTTCACCCGCGCCCAGCTGCTCCAGGAGGTCTGGGGCTACGACTACTTCGGCGGCACCAGGACCGTGGACGTGCACGTGCGGCGGCTGCGCGCCAAACTCGGCGTGGAGCACGAGTCGCTGATCGGCACCGTGCGGAACGTGGGCTACCGCTTCGTCACCCCGGAGAAGGTCGAGCGGGCCGCGGAAGAGGCCGCGCGCAGCGAGGCCGCACAGGGACGCGGACCCGCGGTGGACGCGGCGCGTACCGCCGCCGACACCGAGGACCGCGCATCCGCTGAACAGACCGTATGA
- a CDS encoding alpha/beta hydrolase, protein MSSRAETDDKPLRVFPITSGGARAVLLTSDGIRIEAEHLPMGAARPAGQPDGPAALVHAPDLGEQLAVVVAHGFTGALDRPAVRRVARHFSAYGGVITFSFRGHGRSGGRSTVGDLEVLDLDAAVRWARELGYGRVATVGFSMGGSVVLRHAGEAGAQEALPAPGRPRQPPGSGLQAVVSVSSPARWYYRGTAPMRRVHWAITRPAGRLVSRYGLKTRIRAADWDPVPRSPVESVPYIAPTPLLIVHGDRDGYFPLDHPYSLAAAAGAASAELWIVPGFGHAENAAEPALLTRIGDWLTERATGIPGN, encoded by the coding sequence ATGAGCAGCCGTGCCGAGACCGACGACAAGCCTTTGCGTGTTTTTCCGATCACTTCGGGTGGCGCGCGTGCGGTCCTGTTGACTTCCGACGGCATCCGGATCGAGGCGGAACACCTCCCGATGGGAGCCGCCAGGCCGGCCGGTCAGCCGGACGGACCAGCAGCCCTGGTGCACGCCCCCGACCTCGGCGAACAGCTGGCCGTCGTGGTCGCGCACGGCTTCACCGGGGCGCTCGACCGGCCCGCGGTGCGCCGGGTGGCCCGGCACTTCAGCGCCTACGGGGGCGTCATCACTTTCTCCTTCCGCGGCCACGGCCGTTCCGGCGGCCGCTCCACTGTCGGCGACCTGGAAGTCCTCGACCTGGACGCGGCCGTGCGGTGGGCGCGGGAGCTGGGGTACGGGCGGGTGGCGACGGTCGGCTTCTCGATGGGCGGCTCCGTGGTGCTGCGGCACGCGGGAGAGGCGGGTGCCCAGGAAGCGCTTCCGGCACCGGGCCGGCCGCGGCAGCCACCGGGAAGCGGACTGCAGGCCGTGGTGTCGGTGAGTTCACCCGCGCGCTGGTACTACCGCGGCACCGCCCCGATGCGGCGGGTGCACTGGGCGATCACCCGGCCCGCCGGGCGGCTGGTGTCGCGGTACGGGCTCAAGACGCGGATCAGGGCGGCGGACTGGGACCCGGTCCCGCGCTCACCGGTCGAGTCCGTGCCGTACATCGCGCCCACCCCGCTGCTGATCGTGCACGGCGACCGCGACGGCTACTTCCCGCTGGACCACCCGTACTCGCTGGCCGCGGCGGCCGGCGCGGCCAGCGCGGAACTGTGGATCGTGCCCGGCTTCGGCCACGCGGAGAACGCCGCGGAGCCCGCCCTGCTGACCCGGATCGGCGACTGGCTGACCGAGCGGGCCACCGGGATTCCCGGGAACTGA
- a CDS encoding MoaD/ThiS family protein, translating into MAAPGTAARQVAGTIRYWAAAKAAAGTAEEPYLAATLAEALAAARERHAGDPRFARVLLRCSFLVDGTPVGTRDHNAVPLPDGGTVEVLPPFAGG; encoded by the coding sequence ATGGCTGCACCCGGCACGGCCGCGCGGCAGGTCGCGGGCACGATCCGCTACTGGGCCGCCGCGAAGGCCGCAGCGGGCACGGCGGAGGAGCCGTACCTCGCGGCGACCCTCGCCGAAGCCCTGGCCGCCGCACGCGAACGGCACGCCGGCGACCCGCGGTTCGCCCGGGTGCTGCTGCGCTGCTCCTTCCTCGTCGACGGCACCCCCGTCGGCACCCGCGACCACAACGCGGTCCCCTTGCCAGACGGCGGCACGGTGGAGGTCCTCCCACCGTTCGCGGGAGGATGA
- a CDS encoding LmeA family phospholipid-binding protein: protein MRVARIVLIVVVILGGLFVVADRIAVHVAESKAAERAQSSEGLATRPKVSIEGFPFLTQVAGGKLHDVTITADDIATGDGQQAVRIDTFHADLHGVKLSGDFTRAVADTADGSAFITYADLTKSAPKGITVGYGGTDKNGRAMVKLTGSFMQSQLSVLSQVTVRGADQIGLHAEGLPKAFTALGLEDQVRQQIDFTTQLTHLPSGISLTDVTTGPEGITVAAAGKDVVLAN, encoded by the coding sequence ATGCGAGTGGCGCGAATAGTTCTGATCGTCGTGGTGATCCTCGGCGGCCTGTTCGTCGTGGCGGACCGGATCGCGGTCCATGTCGCCGAGAGCAAGGCGGCCGAGCGCGCGCAGAGCAGTGAGGGGCTGGCGACCAGGCCGAAGGTGTCGATCGAGGGGTTCCCGTTCCTCACTCAGGTGGCCGGCGGCAAGCTGCACGACGTCACGATCACCGCCGACGACATCGCCACCGGTGACGGGCAGCAGGCGGTCCGGATCGACACCTTCCACGCCGACCTGCACGGGGTGAAGCTCTCCGGGGACTTCACCCGGGCCGTCGCCGACACCGCCGACGGCAGCGCGTTCATCACCTACGCGGACCTCACCAAGTCCGCCCCGAAGGGCATCACCGTCGGCTACGGCGGCACGGACAAGAACGGCCGGGCCATGGTGAAGCTCACCGGTTCGTTCATGCAGTCGCAGCTGAGCGTGCTGAGCCAGGTCACGGTCCGCGGCGCCGACCAGATCGGGCTGCACGCCGAGGGGCTGCCGAAGGCGTTCACCGCGCTGGGCCTGGAGGACCAGGTCCGCCAGCAGATCGACTTCACCACCCAGTTGACGCACCTCCCCTCGGGCATTTCGCTCACCGACGTGACCACGGGCCCCGAGGGCATAACCGTGGCCGCGGCCGGGAAGGATGTCGTTCTCGCCAACTGA
- a CDS encoding sulfurtransferase yields MSRSDVLVDADWVEAHIDDPKVVIVEVDEDTSAYDKNHIKNAVRIDWQKDLQDPVRRDFVDQAGFEALLSAKGIANDDTVVLYGGNNNWFASYAYWYFKLYGHESVKLLDGGRKKWELDSRDLVAAVPERPATTYQAKEQDPSIRAYRDDVVAAIGSLNLVDVRSPDEFSGKLLAPAHLPQEQSQRPGHVPTARNIPWSKNANDDGTFKSDEELVQLYQDENVDLAKDTIAYCRIGERSALTWFVLHELLDQPNVKNYDGSWTEYGSLVGVPIELGAN; encoded by the coding sequence ATGAGCCGCAGTGACGTCCTGGTGGACGCCGACTGGGTCGAGGCCCACATCGACGACCCCAAGGTGGTCATCGTCGAGGTGGACGAGGACACCTCGGCCTACGACAAGAACCACATCAAGAACGCGGTCCGGATCGACTGGCAGAAGGACCTGCAGGACCCGGTCCGCCGTGACTTCGTCGACCAGGCGGGCTTCGAGGCGCTGCTCTCCGCCAAGGGCATCGCCAACGACGACACCGTCGTCCTCTACGGCGGCAACAACAACTGGTTCGCCTCCTACGCCTACTGGTACTTCAAGCTCTACGGCCACGAGTCGGTCAAGCTGCTCGACGGCGGCCGCAAGAAGTGGGAACTCGACTCCCGCGACCTGGTGGCGGCGGTGCCCGAGCGGCCCGCGACCACGTACCAGGCCAAGGAGCAGGACCCGTCCATCCGCGCGTACCGCGACGACGTGGTGGCCGCGATCGGTTCGCTGAACCTGGTCGACGTCCGCTCGCCCGACGAGTTCTCCGGCAAGCTGCTGGCCCCCGCCCACCTGCCGCAGGAGCAGTCGCAGCGCCCCGGCCACGTGCCGACCGCCCGCAACATCCCGTGGTCGAAGAACGCCAACGACGACGGCACCTTCAAGTCCGACGAGGAGCTCGTCCAGCTCTACCAGGACGAGAACGTGGACCTGGCCAAGGACACCATCGCGTACTGCCGGATCGGTGAGCGCTCCGCGCTCACCTGGTTCGTGCTGCACGAGCTGCTGGACCAGCCCAACGTCAAGAACTACGACGGCTCGTGGACCGAGTACGGCTCGCTCGTCGGGGTGCCGATCGAGCTCGGCGCCAACTGA
- a CDS encoding DUF1416 domain-containing protein — MCGAKAGGPDLAGVDVASETIIQGSVTRDGEPVSGYVRLLDGGGEFTAEVPTSATGQFRFFAAPGTWTLRALVPGATVDRTVVAQQGTAAEVAIAV; from the coding sequence ATGTGTGGAGCCAAGGCCGGCGGCCCCGATCTGGCAGGAGTCGATGTGGCGAGCGAGACGATCATCCAGGGTTCGGTGACCCGCGACGGCGAGCCGGTCAGCGGCTATGTGCGGCTGCTGGACGGCGGTGGCGAGTTCACCGCCGAGGTTCCCACCTCGGCGACCGGGCAGTTCCGCTTCTTCGCGGCGCCCGGCACGTGGACGCTGCGCGCACTGGTACCCGGCGCCACGGTCGACCGTACGGTCGTCGCCCAGCAGGGCACGGCCGCCGAGGTGGCCATCGCCGTGTGA
- a CDS encoding DUF3099 domain-containing protein: MYGRRKHLYFAMMGTCVVLFILAWSVVRLWSVPGAIIMCLIAMVIPPVAAIVANRKGPEDRWWDEESGDPQSDAWWAELDGKKRAGNEKDRRREP; this comes from the coding sequence GTGTACGGACGGCGTAAGCACTTGTACTTCGCCATGATGGGCACCTGCGTGGTGCTCTTCATCCTGGCGTGGAGCGTCGTGCGCCTGTGGTCCGTGCCGGGCGCCATCATCATGTGCCTGATCGCCATGGTCATCCCGCCGGTCGCCGCGATCGTGGCGAACCGGAAAGGGCCCGAGGACCGGTGGTGGGACGAGGAATCGGGCGACCCGCAGTCGGACGCCTGGTGGGCCGAGCTGGACGGCAAGAAGCGGGCCGGCAACGAGAAGGACCGCCGGCGCGAGCCCTAG
- a CDS encoding DsrE family protein, which yields MANKLVIKVTAGADEPERCSQAFTVAAVAVASGVEVSLWLTGESAWFALPGKAAEFALPHAAPLQDLLDAVLAAGQVTLCTQCAARRKITEQDVIKGVRIAGAQVFVSEIMPDGVQALVY from the coding sequence ATGGCGAATAAGCTCGTGATCAAGGTGACCGCAGGGGCCGACGAGCCCGAGCGGTGCTCTCAGGCGTTCACCGTCGCGGCGGTGGCGGTGGCCAGCGGAGTGGAGGTCTCGCTCTGGCTGACCGGTGAGTCGGCGTGGTTCGCGCTGCCCGGCAAGGCCGCGGAATTCGCGCTCCCGCACGCCGCGCCGCTGCAGGACCTGCTCGACGCGGTGCTGGCGGCCGGGCAGGTGACCTTGTGCACACAGTGCGCGGCCCGCCGGAAGATCACCGAGCAGGACGTCATCAAGGGGGTGCGGATCGCGGGCGCGCAGGTCTTCGTCAGCGAGATCATGCCCGACGGGGTGCAGGCGCTCGTCTACTGA
- a CDS encoding FABP family protein, whose product MIEIPSDLHPELVPLAFLLGRWTGAGVHDFPGAEKCNFGQEVTFTHDGRPFLEYTSHTWVLDADGKKVRPLESETGYWRIDSERKVDVTTTRDEGVVEIWTGELAEGKPQVDLVTDAVARLPVASEYNGGKRLYGYVNGDLMWVGEKSTPSVPLRPYMSAHLKRVVDPREWAADLKDLPDDGIAFFK is encoded by the coding sequence ATGATCGAGATCCCTTCCGACCTGCACCCCGAGCTGGTGCCGCTGGCCTTCCTGCTCGGCCGGTGGACGGGAGCGGGCGTCCACGACTTCCCCGGCGCCGAGAAGTGCAACTTCGGGCAGGAGGTCACCTTCACCCACGACGGCCGGCCGTTCCTGGAGTACACCTCGCACACCTGGGTGCTCGACGCGGACGGCAAGAAGGTCCGCCCGCTGGAGAGCGAGACCGGCTACTGGCGGATCGACTCCGAGCGCAAGGTCGACGTGACCACCACCCGCGACGAGGGCGTGGTGGAGATCTGGACCGGTGAGCTGGCCGAGGGCAAGCCGCAGGTCGACCTGGTGACGGACGCGGTGGCCCGGCTGCCGGTGGCCTCCGAGTACAACGGCGGCAAGCGCCTCTACGGCTACGTCAACGGCGACCTGATGTGGGTGGGGGAGAAGAGCACCCCTTCCGTGCCGCTGCGCCCGTACATGTCGGCCCATCTCAAGCGTGTGGTGGACCCGCGGGAGTGGGCCGCCGACCTCAAGGACCTGCCGGACGACGGGATCGCCTTCTTCAAGTGA
- a CDS encoding Fur family transcriptional regulator: MATTDWKSDLRQRGYRLTPQRQLVLEAVGTLEHASPDGILCEVRKTASGVNISTVYRTLELLEELGLVTHAHLGHGAPTYHLADRHDHMHLVCRDCDKVTEADVELAAPLKDGLREQFGFETDMKHFAIFGRCRDCAGKAAKAAGTAGAPARSGSAAQEPPGHGPRD; encoded by the coding sequence GTGGCGACCACCGACTGGAAGAGCGATCTGCGGCAGCGCGGCTACCGGCTGACCCCGCAGCGGCAACTGGTCCTGGAGGCTGTCGGCACGCTGGAACACGCGTCGCCCGACGGCATCCTCTGCGAAGTGCGCAAGACCGCGTCCGGGGTCAACATCTCCACGGTCTACCGCACCCTGGAGTTGCTGGAGGAGCTGGGCCTGGTCACCCACGCCCACCTCGGACACGGCGCGCCGACGTACCACCTCGCCGACCGGCACGACCACATGCACCTGGTGTGCCGGGACTGCGACAAGGTCACCGAGGCGGATGTGGAACTGGCCGCGCCGCTCAAGGACGGTTTGCGGGAGCAGTTCGGCTTCGAGACGGACATGAAGCACTTCGCCATCTTCGGCCGCTGCCGCGACTGCGCCGGCAAGGCGGCGAAGGCCGCGGGGACGGCCGGCGCCCCCGCCAGGAGCGGGTCGGCCGCGCAGGAGCCGCCTGGCCACGGGCCACGGGACTGA
- the ygfZ gene encoding CAF17-like 4Fe-4S cluster assembly/insertion protein YgfZ: protein MTKSPLLSLPGAVPAEGPDEGVAAHYGDLFREQRALADGTGFVDLSHHGVVTVSGADRLPWLHLLLTQHVENLAPHIATEALILSAHGHIEHALYLVDDGSTTWMHVEPGTQEALLAYLESMKFFYRVDIADATDDYAVVFLPAGSITTVPAEWAVRETPYGRDVFVPRDRLESFAAEAGPPVGVLGYEALRIEAHRPRLGLETDHRTIPHELGWLETAVHLQKGCYRGQETVARVHNLGRPPRRLVFLHLDGSDVHLPPHGTPVRIAEEGPDGRAVGIITSSARHWELGPIALAVVKRNTPERATLLAEDTAAAQETVVAP, encoded by the coding sequence ATGACGAAGAGCCCTTTGCTGTCGCTGCCCGGCGCTGTCCCCGCAGAAGGCCCTGACGAAGGAGTCGCCGCGCACTACGGCGACCTCTTCCGCGAGCAGCGCGCGCTCGCCGACGGCACCGGTTTCGTTGACCTGTCCCACCACGGTGTGGTGACGGTCTCCGGAGCCGACCGCTTGCCCTGGCTGCATCTGCTGCTCACCCAGCACGTGGAGAACCTGGCGCCGCACATCGCCACCGAGGCGCTGATCCTGTCCGCCCACGGCCACATCGAGCATGCCCTCTACCTGGTGGACGACGGCTCCACCACCTGGATGCATGTCGAACCCGGCACCCAGGAGGCGCTGCTGGCCTACCTGGAGAGCATGAAGTTCTTCTACCGGGTCGACATCGCCGACGCCACCGACGACTACGCGGTGGTCTTCCTGCCCGCCGGCTCCATCACCACCGTGCCCGCCGAGTGGGCAGTCCGGGAGACGCCGTACGGCCGGGACGTGTTCGTGCCCCGCGACCGGCTGGAGTCCTTCGCCGCCGAGGCGGGTCCGCCGGTCGGGGTGCTCGGCTACGAGGCGCTGCGGATCGAGGCGCACCGCCCGCGGCTCGGCCTGGAGACCGACCACCGGACGATCCCGCACGAGCTGGGCTGGCTGGAGACGGCGGTCCATCTGCAGAAGGGCTGCTACCGCGGTCAGGAGACGGTCGCCCGGGTGCACAACCTGGGCCGCCCGCCGCGCCGGCTCGTCTTCCTGCACCTGGACGGCAGCGATGTGCACCTGCCGCCGCACGGCACGCCGGTGCGGATCGCCGAGGAGGGCCCCGACGGCCGCGCGGTCGGCATCATCACCTCGTCGGCCCGGCACTGGGAACTCGGCCCGATCGCGCTCGCCGTGGTGAAGCGGAACACTCCGGAGCGGGCGACGCTGCTGGCGGAGGACACGGCGGCCGCGCAGGAGACGGTCGTCGCGCCGTAG
- the dtd gene encoding D-aminoacyl-tRNA deacylase, giving the protein MRAVAQRVSQADVVVGGETVGAIEGPGLCVLVGVTHDDTKEKAALLARKLWTLRILPDEQSCSDVNGPLLVVSQFTLYGDARKGRRPTWNAAAPGHVAEPLVDEVVAQLRGLGATVATGVFGADMKVSLTNDGPFTVVIDI; this is encoded by the coding sequence ATGCGAGCGGTGGCCCAGCGGGTGAGTCAGGCGGATGTCGTAGTCGGCGGGGAGACGGTCGGCGCCATCGAGGGGCCGGGGCTGTGCGTCCTGGTGGGGGTCACCCACGACGACACCAAGGAGAAGGCGGCGCTGCTGGCCCGCAAGCTGTGGACGCTGCGGATCCTGCCGGACGAGCAGTCGTGCTCGGACGTGAACGGACCGCTCCTCGTGGTCAGCCAGTTCACGCTCTACGGCGACGCCCGGAAGGGGCGCCGCCCCACCTGGAACGCCGCCGCCCCCGGCCATGTCGCCGAACCGCTGGTCGACGAGGTCGTCGCCCAGCTACGGGGGCTGGGCGCGACCGTCGCGACCGGGGTGTTCGGCGCCGACATGAAGGTGTCACTGACGAACGACGGACCGTTCACCGTGGTGATCGACATCTAG
- a CDS encoding RsiG family protein, with protein MLKADALGPIRPPAPRGPLGENTEPELGTLDLVAVRTLRRDAQQEEADLSYLRRMLHGRIDILRAELARRGAPGGGVPAGEPAGGPEGPVVNRLSEILTDGPSLARSSARHVTLGTPLTERVRQLAEEMLCEVELSDLEARTDPELQAAKARLVRYEQEVSRRRQTLQRTVDACSAEITRRYREGEAHVDDLLTEP; from the coding sequence ATGCTGAAGGCCGACGCGCTGGGTCCGATCCGTCCACCCGCCCCCCGCGGCCCGCTCGGGGAGAACACGGAACCCGAGCTGGGCACGCTGGATCTCGTCGCCGTGCGGACGCTGCGCCGCGACGCCCAGCAGGAGGAAGCCGACCTCTCGTACCTGCGGCGCATGCTGCACGGCCGGATCGACATCCTCCGGGCCGAACTGGCCCGCCGCGGCGCCCCGGGCGGCGGCGTACCGGCGGGGGAGCCGGCCGGCGGCCCCGAGGGTCCTGTCGTCAACCGGCTCTCCGAGATCCTGACCGACGGCCCGTCCCTGGCGCGGTCCTCGGCCCGCCACGTCACCCTCGGCACACCACTGACCGAGCGGGTACGGCAACTGGCCGAGGAGATGCTCTGCGAGGTGGAGCTCTCCGACCTGGAGGCGCGCACCGACCCGGAGCTGCAGGCGGCGAAAGCCCGGCTCGTCCGCTACGAGCAGGAGGTCTCCCGCCGCCGGCAGACCCTCCAGCGGACGGTCGACGCCTGCTCGGCGGAGATCACCCGCCGCTACCGCGAGGGCGAGGCCCACGTGGACGACCTCCTGACAGAACCCTGA
- a CDS encoding GNAT family N-acetyltransferase: MSLEIRSPAESDVPDWIRALNVGFHRSPSVAEGETAMRRPMLDLERTQGAFDEGRCVATFRSLPQELTLPGGGLLTASAITNVSVTATHRRRGLAGRMMATDLAAAKERGEAVSILVAAEYPIYGRYGFGPATWVTGWEIDIPRAALDRRYAGPDDGGRVDIATAAEVRKASPALFDRVRLRTPGTIKRSPLWWERTTGQTVFPSDGPWTEPFFAFYRGADGRIDGLASWEISESHWQDKLPTVEAKVQQLIGATPAAERALWRFLLSLDWVNRLTSGLRAPDDVLPLLLGDPRAAHTETHADFMWLRVLDTPVALSARGYGGGPAALVLDVQDPAGFAGGRFLLETDATGAARCTPTPAAPDLTLSVSDLACLYLGDESPVRLAALGRITEHRAEAARTADTLFRTPRRPWCIDVF, from the coding sequence ATGAGCCTTGAGATCCGATCGCCGGCCGAGTCGGACGTCCCCGACTGGATACGGGCCCTGAACGTCGGCTTCCACCGCTCCCCTTCGGTCGCCGAGGGGGAGACGGCGATGCGCCGCCCGATGCTGGACCTGGAACGGACCCAGGGCGCGTTCGACGAGGGCCGCTGCGTGGCGACCTTCCGGAGCCTGCCGCAGGAGCTCACGCTCCCCGGCGGGGGCCTGCTGACGGCCTCGGCGATCACCAACGTCTCGGTGACCGCGACCCACCGGCGCCGCGGACTGGCCGGCAGGATGATGGCCACGGACCTGGCCGCCGCCAAGGAACGCGGCGAGGCGGTGTCCATCCTGGTCGCCGCCGAGTACCCGATCTACGGCCGGTACGGCTTCGGCCCGGCGACCTGGGTGACGGGCTGGGAGATCGACATCCCCCGGGCCGCGCTGGACCGCCGCTACGCCGGGCCGGACGACGGCGGCCGGGTGGACATCGCCACGGCCGCCGAGGTCCGCAAGGCCAGCCCCGCGCTCTTCGACCGCGTACGGCTACGCACCCCCGGCACCATCAAACGCTCCCCGCTGTGGTGGGAACGGACCACCGGCCAGACGGTGTTCCCCTCCGACGGGCCCTGGACCGAGCCCTTCTTCGCCTTCTACCGCGGCGCCGACGGCCGGATCGACGGCCTGGCCTCCTGGGAGATCTCCGAGAGCCACTGGCAGGACAAGCTGCCCACCGTCGAGGCGAAGGTGCAGCAGCTCATCGGCGCCACCCCGGCGGCCGAACGGGCCCTGTGGCGCTTCCTGTTGTCCCTGGACTGGGTGAACCGGCTCACCTCCGGCCTGCGCGCGCCCGACGACGTACTGCCGCTGCTGCTCGGTGACCCGCGGGCGGCACACACCGAGACCCATGCCGACTTCATGTGGCTGCGGGTGCTGGACACCCCGGTGGCCCTCTCGGCCCGCGGTTACGGGGGCGGCCCGGCCGCGCTCGTCCTGGACGTCCAGGACCCGGCCGGCTTCGCGGGCGGCCGCTTCCTGCTGGAGACCGACGCGACCGGCGCCGCCCGGTGCACGCCCACCCCGGCCGCCCCCGACCTGACGCTCTCCGTCTCCGACCTTGCCTGCCTCTACCTCGGCGACGAGTCCCCGGTCCGGCTGGCCGCGCTCGGCCGGATCACCGAACACCGTGCCGAAGCGGCGCGGACCGCGGACACGCTCTTCCGCACTCCTCGCCGCCCGTGGTGCATCGACGTCTTCTGA